The DNA window TCTTACGATAACTGAGACGTATATTGCAAAGGCGGTATCAGCAATGAGCCTATATCGATTGAGTCATAAAATAAAAGGAATAAATTAATAAAAAATACACGATATGATGACGTTTTGGTGACATAGATTCATAAAAATTTTTATCGTTTTCCTATCTCTGGCAGCAGCATAGTAAATATGCCAATATGACGCCTTTAAATTTCATACTTAAATTAATAGCTATTGATAATAGGAAAAATAACCATGTCTCACGCTAGTGACTTACAAAAGCAAATCGATACTCACACTGTTCATATTGTCTTGTTGACCATGTGTACATTTGGTATTTATCCGCTGTTATACCTGTATCGTAATACCAAAGTTATTGAAAATATTACTCAATATAAGGTTGCTTCAGATGGGTTAGTGATCGGTTTAGCCGCGTGTACTGGGCTAAGTAGTGTATTGCTGACGGAATACAATGCGGCTTCATCAATTCTCAATTTATTGATCACAGTGGTTAGCGGTATTTTGTATTTGGTGTGGTCTTTTAGCGCCAGAGATGCCATTCAAAAATATGCTCATGGCACCCTTAATATTGATGACTTTAAGATAAATATTATTTGGACACTATTATTTAGCTTTATGTATGTGAATTATTCGATTAATAAACTGGCAGAATATTCAGAGCCAGAGGTGAATTCTGATGAGTCACATGAAAACGATGAAAAAATGACACTGGAAGGCTAAAGAAATAACAGAAGATAAGGCGAAAACCTTATCTTCTTATTTTATTGTCTGTGGCTAAAAAATAGTCACAGAATCATGTGTAACGCGTCATCGAGCGCGCCGACTAACCAGTCGATATCGTGTGCTTGGAAGGCCAAGGGTGGACGCAATTTCAAAACATTACCATGCGGCCCTGCAACAGAGGTCAGGACTTTTCGCTCACGCAATTTTTCAATTAAATCCAACGCAAGCGCTTTGTTCGGTGTTTTGGATTCTTTATCGCTGACCAACTCGAAGCCTATAAATAAGCCCGCGCCCCGTACATCACCAACGCAGTCATATTTCTCTTGTAGCCCTTTTAATTCATTCAATAGCTGTTGTCCGACTTGGGCACTGTGTGCTTGCAGTCCTTCTTCTTTAATCACATTTAATACAGCTTGTGCCGCCGCCATGGCCACAGGATTGCCACCAAACGTATTGAAATAAGGAATTTGATCACTGAATGCTGCCAGCACCTCTTGTTTGGCAAATAAACCTGAAACAGGAATCCCATTGCCCATGGGTTTGCCACTGGTCACGACATCAGGGATAACGCCATGGCGAGCAAACCCCCAGAACGCCTCACCAGTACGCGCAAAACCAGGTTGCACTTCGTCGGCAATAAAAATTCCTCCGTTTTTATGGACCACATCGATGGCGGGTTTTAAAAAGCCAGCGTTACCAGGCAGTACACCATCCGAAGAAAAAATGGAATCGGCCATAAAGCCAGCGAATTGAATACCATTCGTCGTCATTTCATCGATTTTCTCCTGCATTCTATCCGCCAACCAAACCCCAACATCTTGGCCTGCTAAGCGATAGTGATCCGGCGAGGCGAGAAGCCCGGTGTTCGGTGATAACGGTTGACCTGAGCCCAGTGCTGGTGAAGCGCCCGAGGTCAACGCACTGGTCCCGTGATAGGCTTCTTGCGAGACGATGATTCCTGTTCCACCGGAATACGCGTGAGCGATACGCATCGCCAGATCATTGGCCTCAGAGCCGGTGCACATATACATGGCCTTGTTGATCTCGCTTGGCATCGTCTCTAGTAGCTCTTCGCTGTAAGACAGTATGCGCTCGTGTAAATAACGGGTATGAGTATTCAAGCTTTGCATTTGTTCATTGACTGCGGCGATCACCGCGGGGTGACAGTGACCAATACTGGCAACGTTATTGTAGACGTCGAGATATTTATCGCCGTTCGCATCCCAGAGATATTGGCCTAGGCCTTTGACCAAATGCACAGGCCGACGGTAGAACAAACGGTAAGACTCGCCCAGTAATCGCTCGCGTTTCGCGGTCAGTTGGCGGGTCGCCTCATCGAGCTCACTGGCGTGTTCGGGACGAAAACTATTGGTGTCCATGATGGTAGAGCGTACGACCATAAATCCTCCGGTCTTTAATAGCGAAAAAACATACCGTGATGCGCGGGATGAATAAGGCGAATAATGTCTTGGCCTCTTCACGGTGAATGACTCTATCTTGCGTGACGTCACAGTAAAAAACTTGACCGTACAAAGCTGTATCCGTGTTTTGAAGACAAGTTTTATCAACAGTTACCCGATTGCAGCAAGGGGGATGGCGTAAAGGTAATGTCTGGTCAAGCGCGATGTGATTCAGTTGCGGCATGCTGGCGACAACGCTGATGAATGACAAGGATGAGCTTATGGAGATGGAACAATACGATACATTAACCGATGATGAGATGATTGCCATGGCCAATGATGTGTTAACGCGCTACCTACCGGAACATCAAGGCACGGCAACATTAATCTGTCGCTCTGAAAACGCGACCTTCAAAGTGCGCACAGAGCGAGAGCAGTTTGCCTTGCGTATTCATCGTCCTGATTATCATGATGCGATCAACATTCAAAGCGAGCTCGCTTGGCTCGCCGCGCTAGAGCAACAAGGGTTCGTCGTTCCGATGCCCGTCGCGGATAAAAACGGCATTCAGGTACAACCCATTGAGGTCAGTGACCAAGACCGACGTTTTGCCGTGTTATTTCGTTGGATTGAGGGAAGCATGCCCACAACGGACATCGAACCTGAACAGTTTGAGCCGTTGGGCGAAATCATGGCGCGTTTGCATTTGCACAGTATTCATTGGCCGAGACCTGCATGGTTTAAGCGTTTGCAATGGGACCACCCATCGATGGTGGGCGAGCATGGTCATTGGGGGCATTGGAAAAAGGTACCCGGCTTATCGCCGGCCGATATTGAGACGGTACAGCGTGCTGTGGACAGCATTGCACTGCATGTTCAACATTATGGCAAAGAGAGCCAAACCTATGGCTTAATTCATGCCGATTTACGACTCACTAACTTGCTGTTTCATCATGGTATGACGCGTGCAATAGACTTCGATGATTGCGGCGAAGGGTGGTTCATGCATGACATTGCCGCCGCGATAAGCTTTTACGAGCACCATGAGAACGCTGAAGAGTGGATGAGCAGTGTGTTGCGCGGCTACCAGAAGGTTCGTCCCTTGTCCCAACGGGATCTCGATATTTTGCCCGTGATGGTGATGCAGCGTCGCATCCAATTGCTCGCTTGGGTCGGCTCTCATCAACAAACGGAAATGGCACAGAGCCTCGGCGAGCACTGGGTCGCAGAAACGGTTCGTTTGTGTCAGGACTACTTACGTATTCATGCCAAGGCACTTGAGGCGGTAGGATAAGAGCCTGACATGCCGAGCCTCGCTAGCATTGCCCATAGTTTGTGCAAACACGCATCATTATGGGCGATTGTAGTGCACATCATCACATAATGAAGGCCCGATAGGCCGTTTGGTCGTGGAGCGATTTTTGCTTGATATGAACCTTCTGTACGAACGTTGATGAAGGATCACGAATATGGACATGTTGAGCGTACACAATCATTCGGCAATGCAGGCGCTTACCCAGCACTCCGTGGGTAACCAAGGTGTACTTGCCGCGGCCGCAACCGGACTGTCGACCTTTATTACTCAGCAGGGCGGTGATATTGACCGCATCTTGGGTCGCAGCGGTGTGAATCCAGAGATCCTGACTCAGCCGACTTCCAGCCTTAAATTAACGCATTATTGTCAAGTGCTTGAGCAAGCTGCGCAGCAAACAGGGTGCGATCATTTCGGCCTATATTACGGTCAGCAGTTTATGCCACAGCATTTGGGATTGATTGGCTACATTGGATTGTGCTCGGCGACCGTACATCAGGCATTAGTGAATGTCGTGAACGCCTTTCATTGGCATCAGCATGACACCTTCATGCAATTGGTGAATCTTGGCGATGCGGTGCGGGTGGATTATCAAATTCGCCACGGCGGCATTGTGGTTCGTCGGCAAGATGCGGAGTTGACCATGGGGATGATCGTCAACCTGGTTCGGCAAGGTACAGGAAAGACTTTTGCTCCTCGTATGCTGCATTTTGAGCACGCCAGCCCCGAGAGCTGGCATGAGCACTGTAAAGTCTTTGATGCGCCCGTCTATTTTAGTCAGCCGTTCAATTCGGTCGTGATTGAAAAAGCGTATTTAACGCGCGTCATGCCCAATGCGGATCCCATGTTACTGTCTTTGATGACCGAAGCGTTGCAGCGCTTAAATGTGTCTCAAACCGGCCAATCGTTATCAGAGCAAGTCAGAGCACATATTCAAACTCACTTAGTGGAGGGTGAGCCAGAGTTAGACAACATTGCAGATAGCATGGGGATGAGCCGATTGACGTTACAGCGTCGTTTAAAAGCCGAGCACGTCAGTTATCGCCAGCTATTAGAGAATGTGAGACGTGATTTAGCGTCTCATTACTTGCAACAATCTCATTTACCGATCACCGAAATGGGATTATTACTTGGTTATTCAGAAACCAGTGCGTTTTCTCGTGCATTTCGTCGTTGGTTTGGTGTGAGTCCGCGGCAATATCGATGCAATTAATCTAACCGCTGGTATGCAATCCGTGACGTTTCTCTCTCCTACATGGGTGAGTGTTATCGAGTGTGAATCGGTTAAGAATGCTATTCATTATGATTTTAATTGCATATTCTATTAGTTAATTCGTGCATTTATATAAGCTGTATTCCATAAGCGAACGAAGTCGGCTCGCTGTGACGCTTTAGTCTTTACATTTTCTTACAATATTAAACAATGAAATATATCAATAGATAAAATCTGTTGGTGAGTAGTCAATGTTTATTATCAAGGAAAGAGGAAGAATAACATGAACAAAAAGACACCACTTTGGGTGGCGATCGCGTTAGGGCTGAGCTCTTCAATGGCGTATGCAGATTCTGCGTTGAGTGTGAATGTCACTCCGTTGCATGCCTCGTATGGCGAGAACAGTGATGTGAAAGTCAAAGTGACGATCACCAACCAGAGCAGTCACAATGTTAAAGTATTAGATTGGTTTTTACTGAAAAATAATAAGCTTAACAGTGATGCGTTCGATGTCAGCGTGAACGGACAGAAGGTCGATTATACTGGTCCTATCGTCAAACGCCCAAGCCCTACAGACGCGGACTACTTAGCGATTGGAGCAGGACAAACGGTGACTCACACGGTGGATTTATCGGCGTATTACGATATGACCACAGCAGGAACCTACAATGTACAGTTTGATGTCAGCGCCTTGAATTTGATCAAACAGCCGTATCAAGCGAAAAGTGCGGCCGCGCAAGGTCCACAGAGCTTATCTTCTAATGACGTGAATTTTTATGTGGCAGGGATTGACCCAAAGTTCGCGGCACTCGCTGAATCAAAAATAGCGCAAGCCATTCAAGCGAAAAGTGGTATTGACTATGTCGGAAATTGTTCCAATAGCCAACGAGCATCCATCAGTGGGGCAGTACAAGCGGCGCAGTCTATCTCGTCCAGCGCTTATAACTACTTGCTGGATTACTACGACAATGGGAGCGCATCTCGTCGCTATGCTCAATGGTTTGGCACGTACAGTAGCAGCCGTTACGCAACGGTAACTCAGCATTTTTATCGCATTACTGATGCGCTGGTGAATAAGACCGTGACTGCAGATTGTGGCTGCGATCCTGATTACGCGTCTGCCTTCGCTTATGTGTATCCGAATCAGCCTTATCATATTCATTTGTGTGGGGCATTTTGGAACGCGCCAACCACAGGCACGGATTCTAAGGCTGGTACATTAGTTCATGAAATGAGTCACTTTACCGTCAATGGGGGGACGGACGATGTCGCGTATGGTCAATATAACGCACGTCAATTGGCCCGTTCTAACCCAGCGAAGGCCATTACCAATGCCGACTCGCACGAATACTTTGCGGAAAATACACCTCGCATCGATTGAGGCTCAACGAGAGTAAAGTCTGTAAAAGGTAGCGAGCAACGTCGCTGCCTTTTTATTCGCTGCATGGTATTATTGTTAATTGATTCTAAATCGGCTATAAAAAAGCGGCGTATATATAACCACCTGATCTTTAATTGATTATTTACTGTACAAACAGCATGAAATCATCAAAAAAGAGTTTTCTTTTTTCTAAAGAGGTGGCATATTAACTCCATCGCTTCGATGCGTACCAAAGCGGGCATCGTATAATGGCTATTACCTCAGCCTTCCAAGCTGATGATGCGGGTTCGATTCCCGCTGCCCGCTCCAATCTCTTGTTTATCCATTCTATTTTCCTTTTATATTTCCACACGCACTTAAGCGTGATTTCGTACGTCTATACTTTATTCCCCATAATCCTAAGCCCATTACCGCCTTAGGGAGTATGCTCTGCCGCATATATTCCTCACATCTCGTTTTCTCAACAACTTTTCTCATCAATTTTTATTTTTGTCAGATTTCGCATAGGAATCCTGCGCCATTTTTGATATAAATTTATACAATCGGTTGTTATTCATGTGCTTTGCTACTTGCAACGTATGGCGGTAGCGTGGGACAGGTCTAATTGACTCTCATCTACACTTGAGCGCATACTTTTCTCTCCGCTCTCGTATGTAATCATCGACGATTGACCTTTTGCATTTCTTCTAAGGTCACGCATAAATAGACAGGAAGACATCGCGCAGCCCTTGTGAATACATTACTTTAGTTGCACGGTTTGTCATAAAAATATTAATGAAAGTGATTTAAAATCAATAAGTAATTCGTATCGCAGCGAGAATAACGTGCCTAGGGAAAATGATATAGCGCGTGTGTGCAAATTTGTGTTGGTTTGAATGGTTTTGCGAGTGTAATGTCGCGCCAACATGAACTCTTTTAGGCTGGTTAAAAAAGGCGACTTCATAAAAATACCAATGCTGTCTAATATACAGTAATTGTAAATTATGCCTGTGGATAGATTAAACAGACAATGTCGGTATTTTGTGATTACGAAAACGTAAAACCCTACTTCTCTCATACTTGGTTGTTAATTATGAGGGGAAAGTAGTGGAAAAGAAGATAAAATATAGATAGACAATAAAATATAGATGTTGTCTTTCTAATATCTGTTAGATTTGTTATCAGGAGTAGAGAGTAGGTAATGGATGATCGAGAAAAACAAATTTATGAAATGGTGAGGCGAAATAAACGCCGCGAAAAAATTAGAAATTTCATACACAAGTCTAAGTTGATATGGGTTTTAGATCCGTACCCTTACGAGACACATAAAATAATGCCTCGCACAGTTGTGGAAAACTATAAGCGGGAAAAGATAAGGCAAGCCTATTCTTGGCATTACATTTCTCGGCTCCAGAACGAAAAAGCTTATAAAGCAGGGCTTGCTGGTATCGTAACGGCTCCAATTCTAGCTAGCTTAGCGATAAGCAAGCCTCTATTTTTTAATTTTAACTTCCCTATACAAATGGCGTTCATATTCCTTTCTGGCATGCTCTTTGTACTTGCTGGTGTTATCTATAGTAAAAGGGCTCCCTATTTTGTAAAAGCATTCATGGAGGGAGAAGAAAACAAGAAATATAGAGCTGCTCCAATCAGAGAAATTCACTCATCAATATTCTACGAATTTCTCAAACTAGGAAGAACATACGAAATAACACCTCAAAATATACATGAATTAAAAAATCCCGATTTCAGATAATAAGTGCGACATTCATGGAAATATGTAGAAGAGGAAGCCAACTGCTGAAAGTGGTACGCTCTTCTCGCCAAAGAAACAAGCAGTACTACCATGAATTATCAACAGTTGACCGAAGGCAGAAGATACCAGATTTCTGCTCTTTTGGAACGGGGAATTTCGGTTCCTGAAATAGCTAAAACAGTTCAGTGCCACCGCTCGACGGTATACCGTGAGCTTAAACGCGGTCGGAAGGGAGAGCATTATTGCCCTAACGAAGCCCAGATGTCGTCTACCAAAAAGCGCAAAACAGCACGTAAATACCGAATACCAAAGGAACGTGTCGATTTTATCCGCCTTCTTTTAGAAACAGATTGGAGTCCAGAGCAGATTTCTAATGTATTAACGAAAATTGGTGCATCTGTCAGTCATGAGTGGATCTATCGCTTTGTTGCTCAAGATAAACGCTTGGGCGGTAAGTTATATCGTCACTTGAGACAAGGTCATAAGCGGTATCGCCGAGGTAAACAAGAGAAAGCTCCAGCGATAAAAAATGCCGTTTCGATTGATGATAGACCAAGCATCGTTGACAGTAAGGAGCGGTTTGGTGACTGGGAAATCGACACTGTGCTAGGTAAGCATGGTACAGGTGCAATGGTGACTATTTTAGAGCGTAAGACTCGATTTTACGTGGTAAAGAAAGTGCCATCTAAGTCAGCGGATGATGTCACCAAAGCGACAATAGAGCTACTGAAGCCCTATAAGAAACATGTCCATACCATTACGGCAGATAACGGGCGAGAGTTTGCAGGTCATGAAACCATCGCAAAAGAATTAAAGGCTGATGTGTACTTTGCTCATCCGTACAGTTCTTGGGAGCGTGGTGCTAATGAGAATGCGAACGGTCTTTTAAGGCAATATGTGAAGAAAGGAACCGATCTAACGACAGTGACGGACATCGATATAGAGTTCGCTTTATCGCGGATAAATTACCGTCCGAGAAAGTGTTTAGGCTTCAAGCAGGCAGCCATTATATTTGAGGAGATGGCTTTAGCTTCTTGATATTGGAGAGTGTCGCACTTCGCAGTTGAATTCGGGTATTTATAACAGGACTTTTCGTGCCGGAAAAGACTATTAGCTAAACAGTACAAAGCGACATTCTTAAAGCGCTTCTTTGCGTACTTAACGATTGATACTGTGGTTATTCTTAATATTTTAATAAATATCAGTTAGTTATTTTGATTTTTATCTCCCTATTATTCAGATGAGATGTTTCAATTCAGTCTGAACGTGGTGTTTTTGGAAAAATAGGCAAGGAATAAAAATGATTGGGCTAACGGAAAGAGGAGCGACGCGTTAGATTGATAGTGATGGAATTTTAGAGATGAATTCACATAACTATCGGAGTATGTATGCGAGAACAATTTAATCAAACTGAAAAGGCGATCATCCCAATTGCCGCTTTTGCAGCAAGCGGCGATATTGAGAATCTAAAAATGAGATTGAACAATGGACTGGATTTGGGATTAACAGTGAATGAAATTAAGTCGGTGCTTGTACAGATGTACGCGTACTGCGGTTTTCCAAGAAGTTTAAACGCACTGAACACATTGATGACTGTCGTCGCAGAACGTAAAGCACAAGGCATTAATGATGTGCAAGGCAATGCATCGACGGTCAGTCCTGTTGTTGAAAAAAGCGTAAGCGTTGGTACAAAAAACCAAACCAAACTTGTTGGCGAAGTGGTTACAGGCCCATTGTACGAATTTGCTCCGGCTATTGATGCCTATCTTAAAGCTCACCTCTTTTGTGACATCTTTGAGGATGATGTTCTTAGTTGGAAGCAACGCGAACTTGCGACTCTGTCGGCCTTATCGACGATGCAAGGCGTCAATAGCCAATTGCATATGCATTATTTTATTAGTTTAAATAATGGCATGACGGCTGATCTGCTGTCTGAATTTATTACTATTGTGCAAGACTGCTGTGGTAGTGAGATTGCCAATAATGCGAATGATGTATTACAAAACGTGTTGAACACGATTGAGGAGCACTAAGTTTTCATCACGCCATCACACCATAGAACTAGCTTGTTGACCTTATAGTGAGAATACATCGAACGGTCTCAGTATTGGAGTTCAGTTATCGAGCAGGATCGTTTCTGCGACTCATCAGAGAGCGATGACGCGCCAAGGGCGTGATGATTGATGCACTATTACGGTTGATGTCTCTCTCATATTGATACTGTGTTTATATACAGTTTTGGCTGTAAGGTGTAGGATCGCCGGATGGTATCTATAGAGAGTAGAGCAATGAATCATCATCTTGAAGCGGGTATTAGAGATCTCGTGAACGAGTTCCAAGCGAGTGGCCGACCATGCCCAGCAAAACAATCTATTGCGGATCGCCGTGCTGGTTATGTGGGTAGTGTTGTTTTGGCTGGTCAGAGCCCCACCGTTGCCAGCGAATTTACCGATGTATTACATGGTATTCCGGTGAAAGTGTATAAGCCGACTCATGAAGAAGCGTTACCGATCACTGTCTATTTTCATGGTGGTTGCTTTGTTAGTGGAGGTTTTGACACTCACGATGTTCAACTAAGACAAATGGCACTTCAGTCTCACTCAATCGTTATTTGCATACAATACCGACTTGCGCCAGAGCATTGTTATCCAGCAGCACATGATGACGTTTATCAAGCGGTGTTGGGAATTAAAGAGTATGGCGGCAACTATGGCGGCGATTCCGAGCGATTAGTGTTTGTCGGTGACAGTGCTGGTGGGCAATTAGCGTTGGCTACGACATTGAGGCTCAAAAAGTCACAGCAGTGGCTGCCATGTCGGCAAATTCTTATCTATCCAATGTTAGATCCTTACGGTCAATCACAGAGCTACGTTGATTATGGTTCTGATTATGTGATTACCGCTGATATGCTGCTGTCTGGCTTCGATTTATATACAAACAGTGATGCGAAGGTGCTAGCACACCCCGAATTGAACTTATTGAAGTGTGATTTTAAAGGGCTACCAACAACCACGATTATCACCGCAGAATTTGACCCATTACGTGATGAAGGCGAGAAACTCTACCAATTAATGACTTCTCAAGGTGTGCAAGCGAATTGCCAACGTTTCTTAGGGGTTATTCATGGTTTTTTCCAGTTAGCGGGGGTTAGCGAGGCCGCTAAGCAATGTATGGCATTGGTATCCAGTCAAATCCATTCGGTGCGCAGAATACGTTAAATTTTTTATATGTGCGCGGTTGATGTCTGATTTTATTAGCTATAGCACAGTCAGTTTCTCTCGATTTTTCTATGATTCAGATACTTAGATGACAGGGCGAGTTTATGTCACATTGAGGAAAGAGGGGTGTGGCGCATAGACTGCCTAAGTTGCATACGAATGGGATGGAGATAGATGGAAAAATTAGCGGAAGAGATATGGATAGGTAATGGTAAACCGGTTCAGTTTTTAGGGCTGCCTTTTTCTACTCGGATGACGGTAGTGCGCTTAGCTGGTGGCGAGCTTTGGGCGCATAGCCCAATTCAGTTATCGCAATCTATGATCACACAGCTTGATGACCTCGGTGAGGTAAAATATTTGATTGCTCCTAACCACCTGCATCATTTGTTCTTGGCTGAATGGATGGCCGCGTATCCAAGCGCGCAAGTGTATGGCACGACAGAAGTGATCAAAAAACGGCGTGATCTGTCGTTTACTGACTCTTTGAATCACCCTCAAGATTGGCCATGGCGCCGAGAGATTAAACAAGAGCTATTTTCAGGCTCGCCATTAATGCAGGAATGTGTCTTTTTTCATCAGCGTTCACGGACGCTGATTGTGACGGATTTAGTTGAGAACTTTTCCGGCCAAGACTTTAACTATTGGCAGAAATTCATCGCGAAAGGGGTGGGTATTCTTGCTCCCAATGGAAAAATGCCGATTGATTGGCGCATGAGTTTTATGTTTGGTAAAGCGCAAGCAAGAGAACATCTTGCACGGATGTTGGCTTGGGAAGCTGAAATCTTGGTCATGTCGCATGGTGAAATCGTCACAGAGCGCACTGACACATTTTTAGAACGCGCCTTTCATTGGTTGTTATGACCATTTTTATCACATAACCGATGTAGGAGGATATCATTGGAGACGATCATCGATTTAATCAAACGTGATCCTATCAGAGTGACCGCATTGAACTGTGTCTGGCAATTGAAGTTGCCGCAATGCTATATCGCGGCTGGGTTTGTCCGCAATCTTGTTTGGGATGCATTACATCAGGTTGAGGTTGCAACGCCATTAAATGATGTCGACGTGATCTATTTTGATCCTGATGAAGTTAGTCCTAAAGCATATCTGCAATATGAAGCGCAGTTGCGTCAATGTTTACCTCAGCTTAATTGGCAAGTGCGAAATCAGGCAATAATGCATACGCGTAATGGTGATGCGCCTTATCAAAGCGCTATTGATGCGATGCGTTATTGGCCTGAAAAAGAAACGGCGGTAGCGGTTCGTCAAGTGGGTGATAGTGAGTATGAGTGTGTGGCCGCTTTTGGGGTTCAATCTTTATTGAACTATTGTGTCACACATAACCCTAAGCGTTCACGGGATATATTTGAACATCGTGTCAATGCGAAACAATGGCTGAGCAAGTGGCCACGTTTGAGAGTTGTCTTATAGATCTTCAGGAGCACTGAAGATCATTTGGCCTTGCAAACACCCAGTTCATCCATTAATGCAGTGCCGACAGGGCTAATTGCAGCAAGTTATTCATTGATAGATATTGTAT is part of the Vibrio zhugei genome and encodes:
- a CDS encoding DUF4234 domain-containing protein → MSHASDLQKQIDTHTVHIVLLTMCTFGIYPLLYLYRNTKVIENITQYKVASDGLVIGLAACTGLSSVLLTEYNAASSILNLLITVVSGILYLVWSFSARDAIQKYAHGTLNIDDFKINIIWTLLFSFMYVNYSINKLAEYSEPEVNSDESHENDEKMTLEG
- a CDS encoding aspartate aminotransferase family protein; its protein translation is MVVRSTIMDTNSFRPEHASELDEATRQLTAKRERLLGESYRLFYRRPVHLVKGLGQYLWDANGDKYLDVYNNVASIGHCHPAVIAAVNEQMQSLNTHTRYLHERILSYSEELLETMPSEINKAMYMCTGSEANDLAMRIAHAYSGGTGIIVSQEAYHGTSALTSGASPALGSGQPLSPNTGLLASPDHYRLAGQDVGVWLADRMQEKIDEMTTNGIQFAGFMADSIFSSDGVLPGNAGFLKPAIDVVHKNGGIFIADEVQPGFARTGEAFWGFARHGVIPDVVTSGKPMGNGIPVSGLFAKQEVLAAFSDQIPYFNTFGGNPVAMAAAQAVLNVIKEEGLQAHSAQVGQQLLNELKGLQEKYDCVGDVRGAGLFIGFELVSDKESKTPNKALALDLIEKLRERKVLTSVAGPHGNVLKLRPPLAFQAHDIDWLVGALDDALHMIL
- a CDS encoding phosphotransferase enzyme family protein, with the protein product MEMEQYDTLTDDEMIAMANDVLTRYLPEHQGTATLICRSENATFKVRTEREQFALRIHRPDYHDAINIQSELAWLAALEQQGFVVPMPVADKNGIQVQPIEVSDQDRRFAVLFRWIEGSMPTTDIEPEQFEPLGEIMARLHLHSIHWPRPAWFKRLQWDHPSMVGEHGHWGHWKKVPGLSPADIETVQRAVDSIALHVQHYGKESQTYGLIHADLRLTNLLFHHGMTRAIDFDDCGEGWFMHDIAAAISFYEHHENAEEWMSSVLRGYQKVRPLSQRDLDILPVMVMQRRIQLLAWVGSHQQTEMAQSLGEHWVAETVRLCQDYLRIHAKALEAVG
- the qhpR gene encoding AraC-like transcriptional regulator QhpR is translated as MDMLSVHNHSAMQALTQHSVGNQGVLAAAATGLSTFITQQGGDIDRILGRSGVNPEILTQPTSSLKLTHYCQVLEQAAQQTGCDHFGLYYGQQFMPQHLGLIGYIGLCSATVHQALVNVVNAFHWHQHDTFMQLVNLGDAVRVDYQIRHGGIVVRRQDAELTMGMIVNLVRQGTGKTFAPRMLHFEHASPESWHEHCKVFDAPVYFSQPFNSVVIEKAYLTRVMPNADPMLLSLMTEALQRLNVSQTGQSLSEQVRAHIQTHLVEGEPELDNIADSMGMSRLTLQRRLKAEHVSYRQLLENVRRDLASHYLQQSHLPITEMGLLLGYSETSAFSRAFRRWFGVSPRQYRCN
- a CDS encoding M35 family metallo-endopeptidase; the encoded protein is MNKKTPLWVAIALGLSSSMAYADSALSVNVTPLHASYGENSDVKVKVTITNQSSHNVKVLDWFLLKNNKLNSDAFDVSVNGQKVDYTGPIVKRPSPTDADYLAIGAGQTVTHTVDLSAYYDMTTAGTYNVQFDVSALNLIKQPYQAKSAAAQGPQSLSSNDVNFYVAGIDPKFAALAESKIAQAIQAKSGIDYVGNCSNSQRASISGAVQAAQSISSSAYNYLLDYYDNGSASRRYAQWFGTYSSSRYATVTQHFYRITDALVNKTVTADCGCDPDYASAFAYVYPNQPYHIHLCGAFWNAPTTGTDSKAGTLVHEMSHFTVNGGTDDVAYGQYNARQLARSNPAKAITNADSHEYFAENTPRID
- a CDS encoding IS30 family transposase, with the protein product MNYQQLTEGRRYQISALLERGISVPEIAKTVQCHRSTVYRELKRGRKGEHYCPNEAQMSSTKKRKTARKYRIPKERVDFIRLLLETDWSPEQISNVLTKIGASVSHEWIYRFVAQDKRLGGKLYRHLRQGHKRYRRGKQEKAPAIKNAVSIDDRPSIVDSKERFGDWEIDTVLGKHGTGAMVTILERKTRFYVVKKVPSKSADDVTKATIELLKPYKKHVHTITADNGREFAGHETIAKELKADVYFAHPYSSWERGANENANGLLRQYVKKGTDLTTVTDIDIEFALSRINYRPRKCLGFKQAAIIFEEMALAS
- a CDS encoding carboxymuconolactone decarboxylase family protein, yielding MREQFNQTEKAIIPIAAFAASGDIENLKMRLNNGLDLGLTVNEIKSVLVQMYAYCGFPRSLNALNTLMTVVAERKAQGINDVQGNASTVSPVVEKSVSVGTKNQTKLVGEVVTGPLYEFAPAIDAYLKAHLFCDIFEDDVLSWKQRELATLSALSTMQGVNSQLHMHYFISLNNGMTADLLSEFITIVQDCCGSEIANNANDVLQNVLNTIEEH
- a CDS encoding alpha/beta hydrolase; translation: MNHHLEAGIRDLVNEFQASGRPCPAKQSIADRRAGYVGSVVLAGQSPTVASEFTDVLHGIPVKVYKPTHEEALPITVYFHGGCFVSGGFDTHDVQLRQMALQSHSIVICIQYRLAPEHCYPAAHDDVYQAVLGIKEYGGNYGGDSERLVFVGDSAGGQLALATTLRLKKSQQWLPCRQILIYPMLDPYGQSQSYVDYGSDYVITADMLLSGFDLYTNSDAKVLAHPELNLLKCDFKGLPTTTIITAEFDPLRDEGEKLYQLMTSQGVQANCQRFLGVIHGFFQLAGVSEAAKQCMALVSSQIHSVRRIR
- a CDS encoding DUF4336 domain-containing protein, whose protein sequence is MEKLAEEIWIGNGKPVQFLGLPFSTRMTVVRLAGGELWAHSPIQLSQSMITQLDDLGEVKYLIAPNHLHHLFLAEWMAAYPSAQVYGTTEVIKKRRDLSFTDSLNHPQDWPWRREIKQELFSGSPLMQECVFFHQRSRTLIVTDLVENFSGQDFNYWQKFIAKGVGILAPNGKMPIDWRMSFMFGKAQAREHLARMLAWEAEILVMSHGEIVTERTDTFLERAFHWLL
- a CDS encoding nucleotidyltransferase family protein, yielding METIIDLIKRDPIRVTALNCVWQLKLPQCYIAAGFVRNLVWDALHQVEVATPLNDVDVIYFDPDEVSPKAYLQYEAQLRQCLPQLNWQVRNQAIMHTRNGDAPYQSAIDAMRYWPEKETAVAVRQVGDSEYECVAAFGVQSLLNYCVTHNPKRSRDIFEHRVNAKQWLSKWPRLRVVL